A region from the Deinococcus betulae genome encodes:
- a CDS encoding VOC family protein, with product MLKHVSFLTRDLAATLAFYVHLGGTVEKQLTTPEGYGRAVVRLGEGRLQFFEVTGEGPAPHPHWAEHIALHVVGLNELLSGLRAQGVTVTRDLQSSPSGRDMAFVLDPDGRQVELLEASGE from the coding sequence ATGCTCAAGCACGTTTCGTTTCTGACCCGCGACCTGGCGGCCACGCTGGCGTTTTATGTTCACCTGGGCGGCACCGTGGAGAAGCAGTTGACCACGCCCGAGGGCTACGGCCGCGCGGTGGTGCGTCTGGGTGAGGGCCGCCTCCAATTCTTTGAGGTGACAGGGGAGGGGCCAGCGCCGCATCCTCACTGGGCTGAGCACATTGCTCTGCATGTCGTCGGCCTCAATGAACTGCTGTCTGGGCTGCGGGCGCAGGGCGTCACTGTCACCCGCGACCTACAATCCAGCCCCAGTGGCCGTGACATGGCTTTCGTGCTGGACCCGGACGGGCGGCAGGTGGAATTGCTGGAAGCGTCCGGGGAGTAG
- a CDS encoding RBBP9/YdeN family alpha/beta hydrolase, whose product MTPTLVIVPGLGDSGPEHWQTLWQHKFGAARVRQDDPEQPTPATWSARLQEVIDATPGDLILVGHSCGVLNIVHWAALTGGHERVKGALLVGPTDADFTPTYQAYPGVAGMAPVPMTALPFPALVIASENDPYASAERAQAFAEAWGAEYVSAGEAGHINVASGHGDWPDGEVLLGEALHAWTPPDVVRL is encoded by the coding sequence ATGACCCCAACCCTTGTGATCGTGCCCGGCCTGGGCGACAGCGGCCCAGAGCACTGGCAGACCCTGTGGCAGCACAAGTTCGGCGCGGCGCGCGTGCGCCAGGACGACCCGGAGCAGCCCACCCCGGCCACGTGGTCGGCCCGCTTGCAGGAGGTCATTGACGCCACGCCCGGCGACCTCATTCTGGTGGGGCACTCGTGCGGGGTACTGAATATCGTGCACTGGGCGGCGCTGACGGGCGGTCACGAACGGGTCAAGGGGGCGCTTTTGGTCGGCCCCACCGACGCCGACTTCACGCCCACCTATCAGGCCTATCCGGGGGTGGCCGGGATGGCCCCCGTGCCCATGACTGCCCTGCCGTTTCCAGCACTGGTGATTGCCAGCGAGAATGACCCTTACGCCAGCGCCGAGCGCGCCCAGGCCTTTGCGGAGGCCTGGGGCGCCGAATACGTCTCGGCGGGCGAGGCGGGGCATATCAATGTCGCCAGCGGCCACGGCGACTGGCCTGACGGCGAGGTGCTGCTCGGTGAGGCCCTGCACGCCTGGACTCCGCCGGACGTTGTGAGGCTCTAA
- the trxA gene encoding thioredoxin: MPQRPRRAYHRAMKPVELTDSTFNDEIGQGLTLVDFWAPWCGPCRIIAPVIEELASQYEGRVKIGKLNVDENPVTQGQYRVMSIPTLILFKDGQPVEGVVGAQPKRAFEALLDKHSAATASV; encoded by the coding sequence ATCCCACAGCGGCCCCGGCGGGCGTATCATCGGGCCATGAAGCCAGTCGAACTGACCGACAGCACCTTTAACGACGAAATCGGCCAGGGCCTGACCCTGGTGGACTTCTGGGCCCCCTGGTGCGGCCCCTGCCGAATTATCGCGCCGGTGATTGAGGAACTGGCCAGCCAGTACGAGGGCCGCGTGAAGATCGGCAAACTCAACGTGGATGAAAACCCCGTGACCCAGGGCCAGTACCGCGTCATGAGCATTCCCACCCTGATTCTCTTCAAGGATGGCCAGCCCGTCGAAGGGGTCGTGGGCGCCCAGCCCAAGCGCGCCTTTGAAGCCCTGCTGGACAAGCACAGCGCCGCAACCGCCAGCGTCTGA
- a CDS encoding DUF309 domain-containing protein, with protein MAESVRDPEALQRGAALFARGEWWEAHEAWEGPWQAAAGQERDFYQALILLAAALHKRWYHGSHSHRNFVKAERYLDALPPSYAGVDLARLRAEVWTALHEEGQYPVVMNGGEAPATEPDLEGH; from the coding sequence ATGGCCGAGTCCGTGCGTGACCCTGAAGCCCTGCAGCGGGGCGCGGCGCTGTTTGCGCGGGGCGAATGGTGGGAAGCCCACGAAGCCTGGGAAGGGCCCTGGCAGGCGGCGGCGGGCCAGGAGCGCGACTTTTATCAGGCGCTGATTCTGCTGGCCGCCGCGCTTCATAAACGCTGGTATCACGGCAGCCACAGCCACCGCAACTTTGTCAAGGCCGAGCGGTATCTGGACGCCTTGCCGCCCAGCTACGCAGGGGTAGACCTCGCGCGGCTGCGGGCCGAGGTCTGGACCGCGCTGCATGAAGAGGGGCAGTACCCGGTGGTCATGAATGGAGGAGAGGCCCCAGCCACTGAGCCGGACCTGGAAGGGCACTAA